One window of the Magnolia sinica isolate HGM2019 chromosome 19, MsV1, whole genome shotgun sequence genome contains the following:
- the LOC131234932 gene encoding VQ motif-containing protein 20 — translation MSPSQINEDQHARREITGQRPTPLKINKDSHLIHKPSSSSSSSSSASSSLSNTATAAKQQRHPVIIYTHSPKIIHTQARDFMALVQKLTGLSHSDEEIPAPAAQGPEVGSAPSEVNNGGRMSGRDDGELSSIVTDEICGVSDVQISSSVAPAFDPPNPFFSEVPFFTPNSSDLFCSSRPIYRYPDSVFSPSNMGSSISPSMMEVLKAFPEY, via the coding sequence ATGAGCCCATCTCAGATCAACGAAGATCAGCACGCCAGGCGCGAGATCACAGGCCAACGGCCCACCCCTCTCAAGATCAACAAGGACTCTCACCTCATCCACAaaccatcctcctcctcctcatcatcatcctcaGCTTCATCTTCTCTCTCAAACACCGCAACGGCAGCCAAGCAGCAACGCCATCCTGTCATCATCTACACCCACTCGCCAAAGATCATCCACACGCAGGCGCGTGACTTCATGGCCCTGGTGCAGAAACTCACCGGATTATCTCATTCCGACGAAGAAATCCCTGCACCTGCAGCACAAGGCCCGGAGGTAGGATCTGCTCCGTCCGAGGTGAACAATGGTGGGAGGATGAGCGGCCGTGATGACGGCGAGTTATCCTCAATTGTAACGGATGAGATTTGCGGTGTAAGCGATGTGCAGATAAGCTCGTCGGTCGCACCTGCTTTCGACCCGCCAAACCCGTTCTTCTCCGAAGTTCCGTTCTTCACACCGAATTCCTCCGATTTGTTTTGCTCCTCCAGGCCGATTTACAGGTACCCAGATTCAGTGTTCTCTCCTTCAAATATGGGGAGCTCAATCTCGCCATCGATGATGGAGGTTCTGAAAGCATTTCCAGAATATTGA